Proteins from one Bradyrhizobium amphicarpaeae genomic window:
- a CDS encoding ABC transporter ATP-binding protein: protein MTSVPLLDVKDLEQRYALPRESLFRPPGQVRALNGVSVQVAAGRSLGVVGESGSGKSTLARLVMALERPTSGQVALLGRDLNRISADELRRARRDFQMVFQDPYGSLDPRQTIARIVAEPLTVLEGTDRTTFRERVAAALRQVGLRDADMEKYPHEFSGGQRQRIAIARALITQPKLIVADEPVSALDVSVQAQVLNLMQDLQEQFGLSYVLISHDLAVVDYLCDEVAVMYLGRIVEQGRPEDLFEHCAHPYTRALLEAVPRARAGGGRRRRGSQAIASQSAATTGCPYVVRCPLADQHCREALPELRKVGEGHLAACHKAEAVMALPQAAVEG from the coding sequence ATGACTTCCGTGCCGCTTCTCGACGTGAAGGATCTCGAGCAACGCTATGCCTTGCCGCGCGAAAGCCTGTTTCGCCCGCCGGGGCAGGTGCGTGCGCTCAATGGCGTGAGCGTGCAGGTTGCCGCGGGCAGGAGCCTCGGTGTCGTCGGCGAGTCCGGGTCGGGCAAGTCGACCCTCGCGCGGCTGGTGATGGCGCTGGAGCGGCCGACGTCGGGGCAGGTCGCGCTGCTCGGCCGCGATCTCAATCGCATCTCCGCCGACGAGCTGCGCCGTGCCCGCCGCGATTTCCAGATGGTGTTCCAGGACCCCTACGGCTCGCTCGATCCGCGCCAGACCATCGCCCGCATTGTCGCCGAGCCGCTGACGGTGCTGGAGGGAACCGATCGCACCACGTTCCGCGAACGTGTCGCGGCGGCACTGCGTCAGGTCGGCTTGCGCGACGCGGACATGGAGAAATATCCGCACGAATTCTCCGGCGGCCAGCGCCAGCGCATCGCGATTGCGCGCGCGCTGATCACCCAGCCCAAGCTGATCGTCGCCGACGAGCCGGTCTCGGCGCTCGATGTCTCGGTCCAGGCGCAGGTGCTGAACCTGATGCAGGATCTGCAGGAGCAGTTCGGCCTCAGCTATGTCCTGATCAGCCACGACCTCGCCGTCGTCGACTATCTCTGCGACGAGGTCGCCGTGATGTATCTCGGCCGGATCGTCGAGCAGGGCCGGCCGGAGGATTTGTTCGAGCATTGCGCCCACCCCTATACGCGGGCGCTGCTCGAGGCGGTGCCGCGGGCGCGTGCCGGCGGCGGGCGGCGGCGGCGCGGGAGCCAGGCGATCGCCTCGCAATCGGCGGCCACGACCGGGTGCCCCTATGTCGTGCGTTGTCCGCTCGCCGACCAGCATTGCCGCGAGGCCCTGCCTGAGTTACGCAAGGTGGGCGAGGGGCACCTTGCCGCCTGCCACAAGGCCGAGGCCGTGATGGCGTTGCCCCAGGCAGCCGTGGAAGGTTAG
- a CDS encoding ABC transporter substrate-binding protein, with translation MLRKLSIVAFAAALVAAPLPVLAQSKKDSVVMGMTLEPPGLDPTNAAAAAIAEVTLYNIYETLTKINEDGSTSPLLAESWTASPDLKTYTFKLRKGVKFHNGEPFNSAAVKFSFERNAAATSTNKDKSLFQAFEKVETPDADTVVIAVKYSEPNLPFLLGQASASIVEPKSAATNVTQPVGTGPYQLGAWAKGSSITLNKWADYRDASAIKLSKVTIRFISDPAAQAAALLSNDVDAFPRIATRVVAQFKSDPRFTVLIGGSRAKTIVAINHRKKPLDDVRVRRAILAAIDRKALIDGAVEGFGTPIGSFYTPGSLGYVDTTGVNPFDPEKAKKLLTEAGVTTPLELSLKLPPPPYARQGGEIVAAQLAKVGIVAKIENVEWAQWLSQVFAPNGPHNFDLTIVSHVEPFDLVKLTEPDYYIGYNNEAFNALYKQIVSTPDEAARTKLLGDAQRMLATDAVSAYLFQPQWPTVTNKKLKGVWKEVPQFENDFSAWSWE, from the coding sequence ATGTTGAGGAAACTATCGATCGTCGCCTTTGCCGCCGCGCTGGTGGCTGCGCCTTTGCCCGTGCTGGCGCAGAGCAAGAAGGACAGCGTCGTCATGGGGATGACGCTGGAGCCGCCGGGACTCGACCCCACCAATGCCGCCGCCGCTGCGATCGCCGAGGTCACGCTCTACAACATCTACGAGACGCTGACCAAGATCAACGAGGACGGCTCGACCTCGCCGCTGCTGGCGGAGAGCTGGACCGCATCGCCCGACCTGAAGACCTACACGTTCAAGCTGCGCAAGGGCGTCAAATTCCACAATGGCGAGCCGTTCAACTCAGCGGCGGTGAAGTTTTCGTTCGAACGCAACGCGGCCGCGACCAGCACCAACAAGGACAAGAGCCTGTTCCAGGCCTTCGAGAAGGTCGAGACGCCAGACGCCGACACCGTCGTCATCGCAGTGAAATATTCCGAGCCGAACCTGCCGTTCCTGCTCGGACAGGCGAGCGCCTCGATCGTCGAGCCGAAGAGCGCGGCGACCAACGTCACCCAGCCGGTCGGGACCGGACCCTATCAGCTTGGCGCCTGGGCCAAGGGCTCCTCGATCACGCTCAACAAATGGGCCGACTATCGCGATGCCTCGGCGATCAAGCTTTCGAAGGTCACGATCCGCTTCATCTCCGATCCGGCCGCGCAGGCGGCTGCGCTGCTCTCGAACGACGTCGACGCGTTCCCGCGCATCGCGACCCGCGTCGTTGCTCAGTTCAAGTCCGATCCGCGCTTCACGGTACTGATCGGCGGATCCCGGGCCAAGACCATCGTCGCGATCAACCACCGCAAGAAGCCGCTCGACGACGTCCGCGTTCGCCGCGCCATTCTCGCTGCGATCGACCGCAAGGCCTTGATCGACGGCGCCGTCGAGGGCTTCGGCACGCCGATCGGCAGCTTCTACACGCCGGGATCGCTTGGCTATGTCGACACCACCGGCGTCAACCCTTTCGACCCCGAGAAAGCCAAGAAGCTGCTGACTGAAGCCGGCGTCACCACCCCGCTCGAGCTGTCGCTGAAGCTGCCGCCGCCGCCCTATGCGCGGCAGGGTGGCGAGATCGTCGCGGCCCAGCTCGCCAAGGTCGGCATCGTCGCCAAGATCGAGAACGTCGAATGGGCGCAGTGGCTGTCGCAGGTGTTCGCACCCAACGGTCCGCACAATTTCGACCTGACCATCGTCAGCCATGTCGAGCCGTTCGACCTCGTCAAGCTCACCGAGCCGGACTACTATATCGGTTACAACAACGAGGCCTTCAACGCGCTCTACAAGCAGATCGTGTCGACGCCGGATGAAGCCGCGCGTACCAAGCTGCTCGGCGACGCCCAGCGCATGCTGGCCACCGACGCCGTCTCCGCCTACCTGTTCCAGCCGCAATGGCCGACCGTCACCAACAAGAAGCTGAAGGGCGTCTGGAAGGAAGTCCCGCAGTTCGAGAACGACTTCTCGGCGTGGTCCTGGGAATAG
- a CDS encoding magnesium transporter CorA family protein, with product MLKLYRWPSNDWRSISAEMPSEIIWADLLNATDEEKQFVERLLNIHIRSEDSLSEIEASSRLVFERGTLYLSAPAVRLDEEGEAEITPVGFVIGPRVLVTVRFAELPIFDDVGKRIGSDDSLENGMCVFTSLLEAMVDRGADVLEHLGAKLDELSRGVFKGGLVRSKRPVRSSRRMREALENVGELADRLAKARDVLLGVGRIASFAGDVGSGWVTAASKKRLEAVSKDVASLGDYETRLSDKIQLLLDAVLGFINIQQNELFKILTIVSVVGVPPTILVGIWGMNFKHMPELDWTFGYPLAWLAVIASGILPLIWFKRRGWFE from the coding sequence TTGCTCAAGCTGTACAGATGGCCGTCCAATGACTGGCGAAGCATCAGCGCGGAAATGCCCTCGGAGATCATCTGGGCCGACCTGCTGAATGCGACCGACGAGGAGAAGCAGTTCGTCGAACGGCTGCTCAATATACACATTCGATCCGAGGATTCGCTCAGCGAGATCGAGGCGTCCAGCCGTCTGGTCTTCGAGCGCGGAACGCTCTATCTCAGCGCGCCTGCTGTCCGGCTCGACGAGGAAGGCGAGGCCGAAATCACGCCGGTGGGTTTTGTTATCGGCCCGCGCGTGCTGGTCACGGTCCGCTTCGCCGAGTTGCCGATTTTCGACGACGTCGGCAAGCGTATCGGTTCCGACGACAGCCTCGAGAACGGCATGTGCGTGTTCACCAGCCTGCTTGAAGCCATGGTCGATCGCGGCGCCGATGTCCTGGAGCATCTCGGCGCCAAGCTCGACGAGCTCTCGCGGGGCGTCTTCAAGGGGGGCCTCGTTCGCTCCAAGCGGCCGGTTCGCTCCAGCCGCAGGATGCGAGAGGCGTTGGAGAACGTTGGCGAGCTGGCCGACCGTCTCGCCAAGGCGCGCGATGTCCTGCTCGGGGTCGGCCGCATCGCGTCGTTTGCCGGCGATGTCGGAAGCGGATGGGTCACGGCCGCGTCGAAGAAGCGCCTGGAGGCCGTATCGAAAGACGTGGCTTCGCTCGGCGACTACGAGACCCGGCTGTCCGACAAGATCCAGCTTCTGCTCGATGCGGTGCTCGGCTTCATCAACATCCAGCAGAACGAACTGTTCAAGATCCTGACGATCGTGTCCGTGGTCGGCGTCCCCCCAACCATCCTCGTCGGCATCTGGGGCATGAATTTCAAGCACATGCCCGAGCTTGACTGGACCTTCGGCTATCCGCTGGCATGGCTCGCGGTCATTGCAAGCGGCATTCTGCCGCTGATCTGGTTCAAGCGGCGCGGCTGGTTCGAGTGA
- a CDS encoding alpha/beta hydrolase: MTESAFINRFEPAVSAGSPPLLLLHGTGGDENDLLGLGKMISPGSALLSPRGRVLEHGMPRFFRRLAEGVFDEDDVRLRARELGDFVSEARKQYGIAAPIAVGFSNGANIAAALLLLQPEVLAGAILLRAMVPLSDPPTADLAGKPVLLLSGQGDPIVPPGNSAKLAALLSQAGASVTHRVLPAGHQLSQADLTLARDWIGKVDAEAA, translated from the coding sequence ATGACCGAGAGTGCCTTCATCAATCGCTTCGAGCCCGCGGTAAGCGCGGGCTCCCCTCCGCTGCTGCTGCTGCACGGCACTGGCGGCGACGAGAACGACCTGCTCGGGCTCGGCAAGATGATCTCGCCCGGATCCGCCCTGCTCTCGCCGCGCGGCCGCGTGCTCGAACACGGCATGCCGCGCTTCTTCCGTCGTCTCGCCGAAGGCGTGTTCGACGAGGACGATGTGCGGTTGCGCGCGCGTGAGCTTGGCGATTTCGTCAGCGAGGCACGGAAGCAATATGGCATCGCCGCGCCGATCGCGGTCGGCTTCTCCAACGGCGCCAACATCGCAGCCGCGCTGTTGCTGCTGCAGCCGGAGGTGCTGGCCGGCGCGATCCTGCTGCGCGCGATGGTGCCGCTGTCGGATCCGCCCACGGCCGATCTTGCAGGCAAGCCGGTCCTGCTATTGTCCGGCCAAGGCGATCCGATCGTGCCGCCCGGCAATTCGGCCAAGCTTGCCGCCCTGCTGTCGCAAGCGGGCGCGAGCGTGACCCACAGGGTCCTGCCGGCGGGCCATCAATTGTCGCAGGCCGATTTGACGCTCGCCCGCGACTGGATCGGCAAGGTCGACGCCGAGGCTGCATGA
- a CDS encoding ring-cleaving dioxygenase, which translates to MSGLHHVTAIAGDPIRNFGFYTRDLGLRFVKKTVNFDDPGTYHFYYGDETGRPGTILTFFPWAGVPAGRRGVGETHQTAFRVPQRSLGYWTQRFTEKGIAYEALEKRFGESVLPFTDPDGMALALVGVPGAESEPGWSNGDVPAEHAIRGFHGVTLLLDSAVKTAAVLTDVFGFKETGREGSVIRFKAPGDAEGSVVDIYEAKGFLRGHQGGGSVHHIAFRAADDAEQGQMAQRLVSNHGLHPTEQRDRNYFRSIYFREPGGVLFEIATDIPGFAVDEPVATLGRDLKLPSFLEAQRKQIEGVLPSLEESVS; encoded by the coding sequence ATGTCTGGACTGCACCACGTGACCGCGATCGCGGGCGACCCGATCCGCAATTTTGGCTTCTACACAAGGGATCTCGGCCTGCGCTTCGTCAAGAAGACGGTCAATTTCGACGATCCCGGCACCTATCACTTCTATTACGGCGACGAGACCGGCCGGCCCGGTACAATCCTGACCTTCTTTCCCTGGGCCGGCGTTCCGGCCGGGCGCCGCGGCGTCGGCGAGACCCATCAGACCGCCTTCCGCGTGCCGCAGCGCTCGCTCGGCTACTGGACCCAGCGCTTCACCGAAAAGGGCATTGCCTATGAGGCGCTCGAGAAGCGCTTCGGCGAGTCCGTGCTGCCGTTCACCGACCCCGACGGCATGGCGCTGGCGCTGGTCGGCGTACCGGGTGCGGAGAGCGAGCCAGGCTGGAGCAACGGCGACGTGCCGGCCGAGCATGCGATCCGCGGCTTCCACGGCGTGACGCTGCTGCTCGACAGCGCGGTGAAGACGGCTGCCGTTCTCACCGACGTGTTCGGCTTCAAGGAGACGGGACGCGAAGGCTCGGTGATCCGCTTCAAGGCGCCGGGCGATGCCGAGGGCAGCGTGGTCGATATCTACGAGGCCAAGGGCTTTCTGCGCGGGCATCAAGGCGGCGGCTCCGTGCATCACATCGCGTTCCGCGCGGCTGACGACGCCGAGCAAGGCCAGATGGCGCAAAGGCTCGTGAGCAATCACGGCCTGCATCCGACCGAGCAGAGGGATCGCAACTACTTCCGCTCGATCTACTTCCGCGAGCCCGGCGGCGTGCTGTTCGAGATCGCGACCGACATCCCCGGCTTCGCCGTCGACGAACCCGTAGCGACGCTGGGACGCGACCTGAAGCTGCCCAGCTTCCTCGAGGCCCAGCGCAAGCAGATCGAGGGCGTGTTGCCGAGCCTGGAAGAGAGCGTGTCATGA
- a CDS encoding LysR family transcriptional regulator, with product MDKLGSLRAFVKVVESGSFAEAGRQLRLSRSAISKYIADLEESLGVQLLNRTTRHASPTESGQRYFERALVILSEVEAADQAVTQAQSAPRGLLRVNAPMSFGTMRLGPVLADFMARHGELQLQIVLSDDLLDPVQDGFDVTLRIAELESSSLIARKIMPVPRMICASPDYLVRHGTPKHPQDLREHTSLTYGFLLTGNQWKLTGADGDHWIQPAWSLCVNNAEVLRDVAIKGRGLALLPEFIAANALRKGELRAVLEDYSAPPLALYAVYPPTRHLSVKVRLFIDFLVERFGREEEAGARMR from the coding sequence GTGGATAAGCTCGGCAGCCTGCGGGCGTTCGTGAAGGTGGTCGAAAGCGGCAGCTTTGCGGAAGCCGGCCGGCAGCTGCGGCTGTCGCGTTCGGCGATCAGCAAGTACATCGCCGACCTTGAGGAGAGCCTTGGCGTCCAGCTGCTGAACCGGACCACGCGGCATGCGAGCCCGACCGAGAGCGGCCAGCGCTATTTCGAACGCGCGCTCGTCATCCTCTCGGAGGTCGAGGCGGCCGATCAGGCGGTGACACAGGCCCAATCGGCGCCGCGTGGGCTGCTCCGCGTCAACGCACCGATGTCGTTCGGCACGATGCGGTTGGGTCCGGTGCTGGCCGATTTCATGGCGCGTCACGGCGAGCTTCAGCTCCAGATCGTGCTCAGCGACGATCTGCTCGATCCGGTCCAGGACGGTTTTGATGTCACTTTGCGGATCGCCGAACTGGAATCGTCGAGCCTGATCGCGCGAAAGATCATGCCGGTGCCGCGGATGATCTGTGCGTCCCCGGATTATCTCGTGCGTCACGGCACGCCAAAACATCCGCAGGATCTGCGCGAACACACTTCGCTGACTTACGGCTTCCTGCTCACCGGCAATCAGTGGAAGCTGACGGGCGCCGACGGCGACCACTGGATCCAGCCGGCCTGGTCACTCTGCGTCAACAATGCCGAAGTGCTGCGCGATGTCGCGATCAAAGGCAGGGGGCTCGCGCTGCTGCCGGAGTTCATCGCGGCAAATGCTTTGCGGAAGGGCGAGCTGCGCGCTGTTCTTGAGGACTATTCGGCGCCGCCGCTCGCGCTTTATGCGGTCTATCCGCCGACTCGGCACCTGTCAGTGAAGGTGCGGCTGTTCATTGACTTTCTGGTGGAGCGGTTTGGACGTGAGGAGGAAGCGGGCGCGCGCATGCGCTGA
- a CDS encoding ABC transporter permease produces the protein MQQITEAISNPKVKRAIELAIGPLLLFALWWIAFKGQLVNKDLLPSPVDTLRDTAASIAAGKMTGDFVHTIARVGYSTLIAVIAGVPIGIVLGAKAAIYRSVEFLVDFFRSTPATALFPLFLLLFGLGDFAKIAVAAFAAWLVIVFNVAYGVMNARQTRILAARSMGASSLRIFKDVIFYETLPQTFVGLRTAVSLALVVIIVAEMFIGATDGIGHRIIDAQISYSLTDMYGSILIAGAMGYGLNLMLLMIERSFIHWSGK, from the coding sequence ATGCAACAGATCACCGAGGCGATCTCGAATCCAAAGGTGAAGCGCGCCATCGAATTGGCGATAGGGCCGCTGCTGCTGTTCGCCTTGTGGTGGATCGCGTTCAAGGGGCAATTGGTCAACAAGGATCTGTTGCCGTCGCCAGTCGACACTCTGCGCGATACCGCGGCCAGCATCGCGGCCGGTAAGATGACCGGAGATTTCGTCCACACCATCGCGCGTGTCGGCTATTCGACCTTGATCGCGGTGATTGCCGGCGTTCCGATCGGGATCGTGCTCGGCGCCAAGGCCGCGATCTATCGCTCGGTCGAATTCCTGGTGGACTTCTTCCGCTCCACGCCGGCGACCGCACTGTTCCCGCTGTTCCTGCTGCTGTTCGGCCTCGGCGATTTTGCCAAGATTGCGGTTGCCGCTTTCGCTGCCTGGCTCGTCATCGTCTTCAACGTCGCCTACGGCGTGATGAATGCTCGTCAGACCCGCATCCTTGCCGCGCGTTCGATGGGCGCCTCGTCACTCCGTATCTTCAAGGACGTCATCTTCTACGAAACCCTGCCGCAGACCTTCGTCGGCCTGCGCACTGCGGTGTCGCTAGCGCTGGTGGTGATCATCGTCGCCGAGATGTTCATCGGTGCGACCGACGGCATCGGTCACCGCATCATCGACGCACAGATCTCGTATTCGCTCACCGACATGTACGGCTCCATCCTGATCGCGGGCGCGATGGGATACGGGCTCAACCTCATGCTCCTGATGATCGAACGCTCGTTCATTCACTGGTCGGGTAAATAG
- a CDS encoding ABC transporter substrate-binding protein, with amino-acid sequence MQTKRFLAAFATSTFLLGTAGAHAACDKTEKVTAVWLPIMQTTAYYVALEEKLFEKACIEIVSTKMEAPNQIIDALIAERADFGPPGAAAGIAMIAEAKFPGKLKVFGLQGGGIAVDRINDGLIVKPDSPIKSFADLKGKSLGHVPGIQWRTISRHMVRSAGLDPDTDVKLVDLAVAMQVPAVVGGTVDATLSLEPVGSIAVASGKAVRAMSNPVAHVIADPFYSGASLMTTKFLKERPDVARKVVAAIDEATDLVNADFKKYKPILTKYTPIKEDQLELLAQPYLRGFKDLNDVDLKSYQALVDVFIKEGVVAGPINVKDKILAKSDLGN; translated from the coding sequence ATGCAAACGAAGAGATTTCTTGCTGCGTTCGCGACGTCCACGTTCCTGCTTGGCACGGCCGGTGCGCATGCGGCCTGCGACAAGACCGAGAAGGTGACCGCAGTCTGGCTGCCGATCATGCAGACGACGGCCTACTACGTCGCTCTCGAAGAGAAGCTGTTCGAAAAGGCCTGCATCGAAATCGTCTCGACCAAGATGGAAGCGCCGAACCAGATCATCGACGCCCTCATCGCAGAGCGCGCCGATTTCGGTCCTCCGGGGGCTGCGGCCGGCATTGCGATGATTGCGGAAGCCAAATTCCCAGGCAAGCTGAAGGTGTTCGGCCTGCAGGGCGGGGGCATCGCCGTCGATCGCATCAATGACGGACTGATCGTCAAGCCGGACAGCCCGATTAAGAGCTTTGCCGATCTGAAAGGCAAGTCGCTAGGTCATGTTCCGGGCATTCAGTGGCGTACCATCTCGCGCCACATGGTCCGCTCGGCGGGGCTCGATCCCGATACCGACGTCAAGCTGGTCGACCTTGCCGTCGCCATGCAGGTGCCTGCCGTCGTCGGCGGGACGGTGGATGCGACATTGTCGCTCGAGCCGGTCGGGTCGATCGCCGTCGCCTCCGGCAAGGCGGTTCGCGCCATGAGCAATCCGGTCGCGCACGTGATAGCCGATCCCTTCTATTCCGGAGCTTCGTTGATGACCACGAAGTTCCTGAAGGAACGACCCGACGTTGCGCGCAAAGTCGTTGCCGCGATCGACGAGGCGACCGACCTCGTGAACGCCGACTTCAAGAAGTACAAGCCGATCCTCACCAAGTACACACCCATCAAGGAGGACCAGCTCGAACTCCTGGCGCAGCCCTATCTGCGCGGCTTCAAGGACCTGAACGACGTCGACCTGAAGTCGTATCAGGCGCTGGTCGATGTCTTCATCAAGGAGGGCGTCGTGGCCGGCCCGATCAACGTCAAGGACAAGATTCTCGCCAAGTCTGATCTCGGAAATTGA
- a CDS encoding ABC transporter ATP-binding protein: MGNVTAMRVVDRTAAEGASPVPSAKPRQAYVTVRGLSKKFQGTTIYEDFSIDLPMGKFISVFGPNGCGKSTFINMISGLMPMDAGEVLYDGQTIRDTRISYVFQNYREALFPWMRAIDNIHYPLKVIGVDRKERGRRVEKLLADFDVPFDLNAYPYTLSGGQQQTVSILRALVTEPEVLFLDEPFSALDYEMTLFMRERLQHIFMKLKTTMLLVSHDLEEAIQLADQVVLLTRRPTRVAEIVPVDLPWPRDLDVTTGEGFITLKRHCLDRFWREVKRD, encoded by the coding sequence ATGGGTAATGTGACTGCGATGCGTGTCGTGGACCGGACGGCCGCCGAGGGTGCGTCACCTGTTCCGTCGGCCAAGCCGCGGCAGGCCTACGTCACGGTGCGTGGGCTCAGCAAGAAATTCCAGGGCACCACGATCTATGAAGACTTCTCGATCGACCTGCCGATGGGGAAGTTCATCTCGGTGTTCGGCCCGAATGGTTGCGGCAAGAGCACCTTCATCAACATGATCTCCGGCCTGATGCCGATGGATGCGGGTGAGGTGCTTTACGACGGCCAGACCATCCGGGACACCCGGATATCGTACGTATTCCAGAACTACAGGGAGGCGCTGTTTCCCTGGATGCGCGCGATCGACAACATCCACTATCCGCTCAAGGTGATCGGCGTGGACCGCAAGGAGAGGGGCCGTCGCGTCGAGAAGCTGCTCGCTGATTTCGACGTGCCGTTCGACCTCAACGCCTATCCCTACACGCTGTCCGGAGGACAGCAGCAGACGGTTTCTATCCTGCGCGCGCTGGTGACCGAGCCTGAAGTGCTGTTCCTCGACGAGCCCTTCTCCGCGCTTGACTACGAGATGACGCTGTTCATGCGGGAACGGCTCCAGCACATCTTCATGAAGCTGAAGACCACGATGCTGCTGGTGTCACACGATCTCGAGGAAGCCATCCAGCTCGCCGACCAGGTCGTGCTATTGACGCGCCGGCCGACGCGGGTCGCGGAGATCGTTCCGGTGGATCTGCCGTGGCCGCGCGACCTCGACGTCACCACCGGCGAGGGGTTCATCACCCTGAAACGCCATTGCCTCGACCGCTTCTGGCGCGAGGTCAAGCGAGATTAA
- a CDS encoding carbon-nitrogen hydrolase family protein produces the protein MTKRRFRAAAVQTLARLGDFDHNIALVTQYVQEAVRQGAELVVFPECMDTGYLFDSVDHCRELAETMSDGPFVTALSALARKHRIYIASGVTEWDPAKEKIFNTGIMFGRNGETVCHYHKQFLATHDQNWFAFGERGCPVVDTDLGRIGLLICFDGRIPEIFRAMAMQGAEVIVDMANFFAMDQADMWGPARSYENGMWLVAATKAGYERSIYYPGGSMIVDPKGRVLSKVPYDTHGMAIADIDLDAAHDKSIYAANDKIADRRPETYGLMALPYEKTPVYRIAEQPLIPAKSVAKVAAVQMHVTKDSPPEDVFDMVDHAAKLGIKVLTLPEYAFCPSAIPNAAEAAALADQTAMLLAKTSAIASRYQCLIALPTVERAAAGLYVTTFLIGPDGKEVGKYRKTHLTAEERKWAKAGDDYPVFETPFGRIGVMSGYDAVFPEVSRCLGIAAADIILWPASLREPFERELLAIPRAEDNRVAVVLANRVDSPYPGGSLVIPPTGFPLWDINVVAPRALRLGAVMPKHIDLAVCRQKLMIPKVDMFANRLVETYAPIIAA, from the coding sequence ATGACGAAGCGCCGTTTCCGCGCTGCCGCCGTCCAGACGCTCGCCCGTCTGGGGGATTTCGACCACAACATCGCGCTTGTCACGCAATATGTCCAGGAGGCCGTAAGGCAGGGGGCCGAACTGGTGGTGTTCCCCGAATGCATGGACACCGGCTATCTGTTCGATTCCGTCGACCACTGCCGCGAGCTCGCCGAAACGATGTCGGATGGACCGTTTGTCACGGCGCTGTCCGCACTCGCCAGGAAGCACCGCATCTACATTGCCAGCGGCGTCACCGAGTGGGATCCCGCCAAGGAGAAGATCTTCAACACAGGCATCATGTTCGGCAGGAATGGCGAGACCGTCTGCCACTACCACAAGCAGTTCCTCGCGACCCACGATCAGAACTGGTTTGCGTTCGGCGAGCGCGGCTGCCCGGTGGTGGATACCGATCTCGGCAGGATCGGCCTGCTGATCTGCTTCGATGGCCGCATTCCCGAGATCTTCCGCGCGATGGCGATGCAGGGCGCGGAAGTGATCGTCGACATGGCGAACTTCTTTGCCATGGACCAGGCGGACATGTGGGGTCCGGCCCGCAGCTACGAGAACGGCATGTGGCTCGTCGCGGCCACCAAGGCCGGCTATGAACGCTCGATCTACTATCCCGGCGGCAGCATGATCGTCGACCCCAAGGGACGCGTGCTGTCGAAGGTGCCTTACGATACGCACGGCATGGCCATTGCTGACATCGATCTCGACGCCGCGCACGACAAGTCGATCTACGCGGCGAATGACAAGATCGCCGACCGCCGTCCCGAGACCTACGGCCTGATGGCGCTGCCATACGAGAAGACGCCGGTTTACCGGATCGCCGAGCAGCCGCTGATCCCGGCGAAATCCGTCGCGAAGGTGGCGGCGGTGCAGATGCACGTGACCAAGGACAGCCCGCCCGAAGACGTGTTCGACATGGTCGACCACGCGGCGAAGCTGGGCATCAAGGTCCTCACGCTGCCGGAATATGCGTTCTGTCCGTCCGCCATTCCGAATGCAGCGGAGGCCGCGGCCCTGGCCGACCAGACGGCGATGTTGCTGGCAAAGACAAGCGCGATCGCGTCCCGCTATCAGTGCCTGATCGCATTGCCCACCGTGGAGCGGGCCGCAGCGGGGCTATATGTCACGACGTTCCTGATCGGGCCCGACGGCAAGGAGGTCGGGAAATATCGCAAGACTCACCTGACGGCCGAGGAGCGTAAATGGGCGAAAGCGGGCGACGACTATCCGGTGTTCGAGACGCCGTTCGGCCGGATAGGTGTCATGTCCGGCTATGACGCCGTATTCCCTGAGGTGTCGCGTTGCCTCGGCATCGCGGCCGCGGACATCATCCTGTGGCCGGCCTCGCTGCGCGAGCCGTTCGAACGGGAGTTGCTGGCGATCCCGAGAGCCGAGGACAATCGGGTGGCGGTGGTGCTGGCTAACCGCGTCGATTCGCCCTATCCGGGCGGCAGCCTCGTGATTCCGCCGACCGGCTTTCCGCTTTGGGACATCAACGTGGTCGCGCCGCGCGCCCTCAGGCTTGGCGCCGTGATGCCCAAACATATCGACCTGGCGGTCTGCCGGCAAAAGCTGATGATCCCGAAGGTCGACATGTTCGCCAACCGGCTGGTCGAGACCTACGCTCCGATCATTGCCGCCTGA